From the genome of Kaistella daneshvariae, one region includes:
- a CDS encoding SMI1/KNR4 family protein: MQNQNSDIYDKLLKFSETMLTLEKPITDSRIEDFENTIKYKLPTDYKYFLKKHNGFSLNGTEVYGLGNEYGESSLSKIYDFEHYQVGNPMPTYFLPFSPDGFGNHYCIDLSKNNDDTCPIVFWQHDFDYENITQVETCNINFTDWVNEVLIEWTLESYNYDGTEK, translated from the coding sequence ATGCAAAATCAAAACTCAGACATTTATGATAAACTCCTAAAGTTTTCGGAAACAATGTTGACTTTAGAAAAACCAATTACTGACAGTCGAATTGAAGATTTTGAAAATACTATCAAATACAAATTACCGACAGACTATAAATACTTTTTAAAAAAGCACAACGGGTTTTCCTTAAACGGAACGGAAGTTTACGGGTTAGGAAACGAATATGGAGAAAGTTCATTATCTAAAATTTATGACTTCGAACATTATCAAGTTGGGAACCCAATGCCAACTTATTTTCTTCCTTTTTCGCCGGACGGTTTTGGAAATCATTATTGTATAGATTTATCAAAGAATAATGATGATACTTGTCCTATCGTATTTTGGCAGCATGACTTCGATTATGAGAACATCACTCAAGTTGAAACATGTAATATAAATTTTACAGATTGGGTAAATGAAGTGCTGATCGAATGGACACTTGAAAGTTATAATTATGACGGAACTGAAAAATAA